The Lonchura striata isolate bLonStr1 chromosome 5, bLonStr1.mat, whole genome shotgun sequence genome window below encodes:
- the WDR91 gene encoding WD repeat-containing protein 91 isoform X1 gives MAAAAERTDELVREYLLFRGFTAALKQLDAEIKADREKGFRVDKIVDQLQQFVQSYDLAALRDYWSYLDRRLFSRLEDVYRPTVNKLKTSLFRYYLVHAIQNGRNDKAQEFFLKQASELQNQAEWKDWFVLPFLPAPDSNPTFATYFSRQWADTFIVSLHNFLSVLFQCMPVPVILNFEAECLRTSLIQEENESLRHKLFALQAESSRMKKEELEVEQTVMHHKLPAYVANMDRLGDSELDMTCNQRSTAHSLQSRGGFLSSFLSQSKKGPSRPTHSSGASPMQTGSMLLGKKEPTNHQSAKGKEGTVSCKDGKSHFSGLVAGESSSLQQRQKRLQEHGKERKELLSKGTFQDFFLQGQSAEKKTDTSITEAEPCSELHAEQTETSNKIPGSSAEAVGVRQEQPFIVLSQEEYGEHHSSIMYCRVDCSGRRVASLDVDGVIKVWSFNPIMQTKASSISKSPLLSLEWATKRDRLLLLGSGVGTVRLYDTEAKKNLCEISIDEDMPRILSLACSPSGASFVCSAAAQSPVSHIDFSVINSGGKSMNQVPGKLLLWDTKTMKQQLQFSLEPEPIAINCTAFNHNGNLLVTGAADGIVRLFDMQQHECAMSWKAHDGEVYSVEFSYDENTVYSIGEDGKFIQWNIHKSGLKVSEYDLPREATGPFILSGYSGYKQVQFPRGRLFAFDSEGNYMLTCSSTGGVIFKLNGEEKVLESCLSLGGHRAPVVTVDWSTAMDCGTCLTASMDGKIKLTTLLAQKS, from the exons atggcggcggcggcggagcgtaCGGACGAGCTGGTGCGGGAGTATCTGCTCTTCCGCGGCTTCACCGCCGCCCTGAAGCAGCTGGACGCTGAAATCAAGGCGGACCGGGAGAAGGGTTTCCGG gtGGATAAGATAGTGGACCAGCTGCAGCAGTTTGTTCAGAGCTACGATCTGGCTGCCTTGCGGGATTACTGGAGTTATCTGGACCGGCGCCTTTTCAGCCGTTTGGAAGACGTGTATCGGCCAACAGTGAACAAGCTGAAAACCAGCTTATTCCGATACTACCTTGTCCATGCTATTCAG AATGGCCGCAATGACAAGGCGCAGGAGTTCTTCCTCAAGCAGGCCTCAGAGCTCCAGAACCAGGCAGAGTGGAAGGATTGGTTTGTCCTGCccttcctccctgctccagactCCAACCCCACCTTTGCTACCTATTTCTCGCGCCAATGGGCAGATACGTTCATCGTGTCTCTGCACAACTTCCTGAGCGTTTTATTTCAGTGCATG CCAGTTCCAGTCATACTGAACTTTGAAGCTGAATGTCTCAGGACCAGTCTCATACAAGAAGAAAATGAATCATTGCGGCATAAG CTGTTTGCTCTGCAGGCTGAATCCTCCCGCATGAAGAAAGAGGAACTGGAGGTGGAACAAACAGTTATGCATCACAAGTTGCCTGCGTATGTGGCCAACATGGATCGACTAGGGGACTCTGAGCT tgATATGACCTGCAATCAGAGAAGTACAGCACATTCTCTTCAGTCTCGGGGAGGCTTTCTGTCCTCTTTTCTCTCCCAAAGTAAAAAAGGCCCTTCCAGACCAACCCATTCAAGTGGAGCTTCTCCAATGCAGACTGGCAGTATGCTGCTAGGGAAGAAAGAACCAACAAATCACCAG AGTgccaaaggaaaagaaggaacagTGAGCTGCAAGGATGGGAAGAGCCACTTCAGTGGTTTAGTGGCAGGCGAGTCCAGTTCCCTGCAGCAGCGGCAGAAGCGCTTGCAAGAGcatgggaaagaaaggaaggaactGTTGTCCAAAGGGACTTTCCAG GATTTCTTCCTTCAGGGCCAGAGTGCTGAGAAGAAAACAGATACTAGCATAACTGAGGCAGAACCATGCTCAGAGCTGCACGCTGAGCAAACAGAGACTTCAAACAAAATACCTGGTAGCAGTGCAGAGGCTGTGGGAGTTCGGCAGGAACAGCCTTTCATTGTCCTGAGCCAGGAGGAGTATGGGGAGCACCATTCATCCATCATGTACTGCAG GGTTGATTGTTCTGGACGGAGGGTGGCCAGCTTGGATGTGGATGGGGTCATCAAAGTCTGGTCTTTTAACCCCATAATGCAAACGAAAGCTTCATCCATTTCCAAATCTCCATTGCTGTCCCTGGAATGGGCCACCAAGCGTGATCGGCTG CTATTGCTTGGCAGTGGGGTTGGGACAGTTCGTCTTTATGACACTGAAGCAAAGAAGAATCTCTGTGAAATCAGCATTGATGAGGACATGCCCAG GATCCTCTCGCTTGCCTGCAGCCCAAGTGGTGCCTCCTTCgtctgctctgcagcagcccagagccctgtctCCCACATTGACTTCTCAGTAATCAACTCCGGGGGCAAAAGCATGAACCAGGTTCCTGGGAAGCTGCTACTGTGGGACACTAAGACGATGAAACAGCAG CTGCAGTTCTCCCTGGAGCCTGAGCCCATTGCTATTAACTGCACAGCCTTCAACCACAATGGCAACCTTCTGGTcaccggggctgcagatgggaTTGTTCGTCTCTTTG ATATGCAGCAGCATGAGTGCGCCATGAGCTGGAAGGCACATGATGGGGAGGTCTACTCCGTCGAGTTCAGCTATGATGAGAACACAGTCTACAGCATAGGCGAGGATGGCAAG TTTATTCAGTGGAATATCCATAAAAGTGGCTTGAAGGTGTCCGAGTATGACCTTCCCAGGGAAGCTACAGGTCCTTTTATTCTGTCTGGGTACAGTGGCTACAAGCAAGTCCAATTCCCACGAGGACGGCTTTTTGCTTTTGACTCTGAGGGCAATTACATGTTGACATGTTCTTCTACTGGGGGAGTAATTTTTAAG TTAAATGGTGAGGAAAAGGTTCTGGAGAGCTGCCTTTCCCTGGGAGGACACCGAGCTCCTGTTGTCACAGTGGATTGgagcacagccatggactgcGGGACCTGCCTCACTGCTTCTATGGatgggaaaattaaattaacaaccTTACTGGCTCAAAAGTCTTAA
- the WDR91 gene encoding WD repeat-containing protein 91 isoform X2 codes for MAAAAERTDELVREYLLFRGFTAALKQLDAEIKADREKGFRVDKIVDQLQQFVQSYDLAALRDYWSYLDRRLFSRLEDVYRPTVNKLKTSLFRYYLVHAIQNGRNDKAQEFFLKQASELQNQAEWKDWFVLPFLPAPDSNPTFATYFSRQWADTFIVSLHNFLSVLFQCMPVPVILNFEAECLRTSLIQEENESLRHKLFALQAESSRMKKEELEVEQTVMHHKLPAYVANMDRLGDSELDMTCNQRSTAHSLQSRGGFLSSFLSQSKKGPSRPTHSSGASPMQTGSMLLGKKEPTNHQSAKGKEGTVSCKDGKSHFSGLVAGESSSLQQRQKRLQEHGKERKELLSKGTFQGQSAEKKTDTSITEAEPCSELHAEQTETSNKIPGSSAEAVGVRQEQPFIVLSQEEYGEHHSSIMYCRVDCSGRRVASLDVDGVIKVWSFNPIMQTKASSISKSPLLSLEWATKRDRLLLLGSGVGTVRLYDTEAKKNLCEISIDEDMPRILSLACSPSGASFVCSAAAQSPVSHIDFSVINSGGKSMNQVPGKLLLWDTKTMKQQLQFSLEPEPIAINCTAFNHNGNLLVTGAADGIVRLFDMQQHECAMSWKAHDGEVYSVEFSYDENTVYSIGEDGKFIQWNIHKSGLKVSEYDLPREATGPFILSGYSGYKQVQFPRGRLFAFDSEGNYMLTCSSTGGVIFKLNGEEKVLESCLSLGGHRAPVVTVDWSTAMDCGTCLTASMDGKIKLTTLLAQKS; via the exons atggcggcggcggcggagcgtaCGGACGAGCTGGTGCGGGAGTATCTGCTCTTCCGCGGCTTCACCGCCGCCCTGAAGCAGCTGGACGCTGAAATCAAGGCGGACCGGGAGAAGGGTTTCCGG gtGGATAAGATAGTGGACCAGCTGCAGCAGTTTGTTCAGAGCTACGATCTGGCTGCCTTGCGGGATTACTGGAGTTATCTGGACCGGCGCCTTTTCAGCCGTTTGGAAGACGTGTATCGGCCAACAGTGAACAAGCTGAAAACCAGCTTATTCCGATACTACCTTGTCCATGCTATTCAG AATGGCCGCAATGACAAGGCGCAGGAGTTCTTCCTCAAGCAGGCCTCAGAGCTCCAGAACCAGGCAGAGTGGAAGGATTGGTTTGTCCTGCccttcctccctgctccagactCCAACCCCACCTTTGCTACCTATTTCTCGCGCCAATGGGCAGATACGTTCATCGTGTCTCTGCACAACTTCCTGAGCGTTTTATTTCAGTGCATG CCAGTTCCAGTCATACTGAACTTTGAAGCTGAATGTCTCAGGACCAGTCTCATACAAGAAGAAAATGAATCATTGCGGCATAAG CTGTTTGCTCTGCAGGCTGAATCCTCCCGCATGAAGAAAGAGGAACTGGAGGTGGAACAAACAGTTATGCATCACAAGTTGCCTGCGTATGTGGCCAACATGGATCGACTAGGGGACTCTGAGCT tgATATGACCTGCAATCAGAGAAGTACAGCACATTCTCTTCAGTCTCGGGGAGGCTTTCTGTCCTCTTTTCTCTCCCAAAGTAAAAAAGGCCCTTCCAGACCAACCCATTCAAGTGGAGCTTCTCCAATGCAGACTGGCAGTATGCTGCTAGGGAAGAAAGAACCAACAAATCACCAG AGTgccaaaggaaaagaaggaacagTGAGCTGCAAGGATGGGAAGAGCCACTTCAGTGGTTTAGTGGCAGGCGAGTCCAGTTCCCTGCAGCAGCGGCAGAAGCGCTTGCAAGAGcatgggaaagaaaggaaggaactGTTGTCCAAAGGGACTTTCCAG GGCCAGAGTGCTGAGAAGAAAACAGATACTAGCATAACTGAGGCAGAACCATGCTCAGAGCTGCACGCTGAGCAAACAGAGACTTCAAACAAAATACCTGGTAGCAGTGCAGAGGCTGTGGGAGTTCGGCAGGAACAGCCTTTCATTGTCCTGAGCCAGGAGGAGTATGGGGAGCACCATTCATCCATCATGTACTGCAG GGTTGATTGTTCTGGACGGAGGGTGGCCAGCTTGGATGTGGATGGGGTCATCAAAGTCTGGTCTTTTAACCCCATAATGCAAACGAAAGCTTCATCCATTTCCAAATCTCCATTGCTGTCCCTGGAATGGGCCACCAAGCGTGATCGGCTG CTATTGCTTGGCAGTGGGGTTGGGACAGTTCGTCTTTATGACACTGAAGCAAAGAAGAATCTCTGTGAAATCAGCATTGATGAGGACATGCCCAG GATCCTCTCGCTTGCCTGCAGCCCAAGTGGTGCCTCCTTCgtctgctctgcagcagcccagagccctgtctCCCACATTGACTTCTCAGTAATCAACTCCGGGGGCAAAAGCATGAACCAGGTTCCTGGGAAGCTGCTACTGTGGGACACTAAGACGATGAAACAGCAG CTGCAGTTCTCCCTGGAGCCTGAGCCCATTGCTATTAACTGCACAGCCTTCAACCACAATGGCAACCTTCTGGTcaccggggctgcagatgggaTTGTTCGTCTCTTTG ATATGCAGCAGCATGAGTGCGCCATGAGCTGGAAGGCACATGATGGGGAGGTCTACTCCGTCGAGTTCAGCTATGATGAGAACACAGTCTACAGCATAGGCGAGGATGGCAAG TTTATTCAGTGGAATATCCATAAAAGTGGCTTGAAGGTGTCCGAGTATGACCTTCCCAGGGAAGCTACAGGTCCTTTTATTCTGTCTGGGTACAGTGGCTACAAGCAAGTCCAATTCCCACGAGGACGGCTTTTTGCTTTTGACTCTGAGGGCAATTACATGTTGACATGTTCTTCTACTGGGGGAGTAATTTTTAAG TTAAATGGTGAGGAAAAGGTTCTGGAGAGCTGCCTTTCCCTGGGAGGACACCGAGCTCCTGTTGTCACAGTGGATTGgagcacagccatggactgcGGGACCTGCCTCACTGCTTCTATGGatgggaaaattaaattaacaaccTTACTGGCTCAAAAGTCTTAA
- the LOC110483120 gene encoding transmembrane protein 140 — translation MVPREHAGTRMGLLQQRYTKNLLHVLILLEAVGTLALMSYALLYEAGNLVNLPDKCIGFYNFCLWNDTAGELQCLDAKHLQAMGISLLQLGLARVCVYTCLVFILFHLPFVLNVICTEQREEWKMIRTIPFINMIMLSGGLGMFILQTSEWIHPSDFTGGFLALLGTQALLLLQTLTTTVYLSWANHKHIFKTI, via the coding sequence ATGGTACCAAGAGAGCATGCAGGCACCAGGATGGGTCTGCTGCAACAGAGGTACACCAAGAACCTGCTCCACGTGCTGATTTTACTGGAGGCTGTTGGGACTTTGGCCTTGATGTCCTATGCACTGCTGTATGAAGCCGGAAACCTGGTGAACCTCCCTGACAAATGCATTGGCTTTTACAACTTCTGCCTGTGGAATGATacagctggggagctgcagtgCCTGGATGCCAAGCACCTACAGGCAATGGGCATCAGTCTACTACAACTGGGACTAGCCAGGGTTTGTGTGTATACCTGCCTGGTCTTCATCCTCTTCCACCTcccttttgttttaaatgtgatttgcacagagcagagagaagaaTGGAAGATGATCCGCACCATACCCTTCATCAATATGATAATGCTGTCTGGAGGCCTGGGTATGTTTATTTTACAAACCTCAGAGTGGATTCATCCCTCTGATTTCACTGGAGGCTTCCTGGCACTGCTTGGGACTCAGGCTCTGCTACTGCTCCAGACTCTCACTACCACTGTGTACCTCAGCTGGGCCAACCACAAACACATATTCAAAACCATTTAG
- the CYREN gene encoding cell cycle regulator of non-homologous end joining, with the protein MAAGARRRQLPAWMGAAGDERAAAAPAPRARRRRAAGRRPAALYCMNEAELVEVALAILAENLQCEEGDENARSSSEEEQELPPTPNEAPGSMANRNGDSDHGPALPCPPGAGAGAGADAERTDRKNSEDDVLKYVREIFFS; encoded by the exons aTGGCGGCGGgcgcgcggcggcggcagctCCCGGCCTGGATGGGGGCGGCGGGGGAcgagcgggcggcggcggccccggcgcccagggcccggcggcggcgggcggcggggcgcaG GCCGGCGGCGCTGTACTGCATGAACGAGGCGGAGCTGGTGGAGGTGGCCCTGGCGATCCTGGCCGAG AATCTACAGTGCGAGGAAGGTGACGAGAATGCACGGTCCAGCAGcgaagaggagcaggagctcccGCCAACACCAAACGAGGCTCCTGGAAGCATGGCCAACAGGAATGGAGACAGTGACCACGGGCCGGCACTTCCATGCCctcctggtgctggtgctggtgctggtgctgacGCAGAGAGGACAGATAGGAAGAACTCTGAGGACGATGTCCTGAAATATGTCAGGGAGATCTTTTTCAGCTAA